Below is a genomic region from Persicimonas caeni.
GCATGAACCAGCGCGGCTCGTAGGCGCCCACCGGCAGCATGGCGAGCTCGATCTCCGGGTAGACCTCGCCGATGACCTCGAAGCCGCCGAAATAGCCCGAGTCGCCCGCGTGGTACAGCGTGTGCGTCCCCTGCAGCACCCACCCGCCCCACAACGCCTTATTCGTGTCGGCCAGCCCCCGGCGATGCCAGTGCTGGGCGGGCACGAGCGTCGCGTCGACCCCGCCGAAGTCGACCGCAGTCCACCAGTCGACCTCCACCACACGCTCGAACCCGTCGGGAATCACGCTCCCGAGCCCCAGCGGAACGACCACGGTCGTATCCGACCCCTGCTCGGCCGCCAGGCGCTTGAGGCTCGCGCGGTCGAGGTGGTCGTAGTGGCCGTGGGTGATGAGCACCGCGTCGACGTGCGGTAGTTCCTCGACGTCGAACGGCGTGGGCGCCTTTCTGGGCACGAACGCGCTCGCCCCTCCGAACACGGGGTCGACGACGGCGCGAAAGCCGTCGAGCTCCACCAAGAAGCTCGCGTGGCCGATCCAGAGCACCTTCGGCGACGGCATCCCGGCGAAGTCGTCGAGCGCGGTGGGGATCGGCTGCAGCGGCTCTTCGCGCTGCTTTTCGTCCGCCCACGGATTCGAGCTCAACTGCCACTTGAGTAGGTCGATGGGGCTGCCGGGGCTGACGTTGCGCC
It encodes:
- a CDS encoding MBL fold metallo-hydrolase codes for the protein MNPTTHIIKPPAHLKDDDLVYFAEHCEGGKFFNPWRNVSPGSPIDLLKWQLSSNPWADEKQREEPLQPIPTALDDFAGMPSPKVLWIGHASFLVELDGFRAVVDPVFGGASAFVPRKAPTPFDVEELPHVDAVLITHGHYDHLDRASLKRLAAEQGSDTTVVVPLGLGSVIPDGFERVVEVDWWTAVDFGGVDATLVPAQHWHRRGLADTNKALWGGWVLQGTHTLYHAGDSGYFGGFEVIGEVYPEIELAMLPVGAYEPRWFMRPQHMNPEESLQAFDDLGAAHFAAMHWGTFDLTDEPLRQGAERLQGLVREQERARDRFHVPLPGGSVGLS